In Drosophila simulans strain w501 chromosome X, Prin_Dsim_3.1, whole genome shotgun sequence, one DNA window encodes the following:
- the LOC6725789 gene encoding mitochondrial potassium channel ATP-binding subunit isoform X1 produces MLRLLVSNCGRSSDIFSRHLLQPTQQPLPRLQNAARLMRQHLRGTNAPQPPAIPPTNASRLLQTTRLLVWGGGSLAIGLGARFWWAGHRGAIVHCEGSRLAIRKEEEENTASEQHFDWKRLWTYLEPHLWELIGAVCAALIVAYINIRIPNLLGDLVNTLARYANTYVMDPINNSFVKDVSKPASNLLSLYMLQSGFTFMYIYLLSRVGEQMAAKMRQDLFTQIVVQDIAFFDENRTGELVNRLTADVQDFKTSFKQFVSQGLRSAAQLIGGSISLFMISPHMAAIALASVPCVVMFMTYLGKKLRHLSKSSQAQAERATGVCEEALSNIRTVRSSACEYREMQLFEAETNEAARLAQKLGYGIAIFQGLTNFFLNTLVLSTLFMGGHLMSTESLSPGALMAFLVASQGVQRSLAQGSILLGTMIRGMSAGSRVFEFLSLQPQVELLRGYIIPQERLHGEIRFENVSFAYPMRPDHLVLKDFSLTLRPGQTVALVGASGSGKSTIASLVERFYEPSAGNIKLDGYKLSDISPYWLRSNVLGFIEQQPVLFGTSILENIRYGKPDAGEEDVYAAARLSQSHDFVTALPDGYATHVGERGTQLSGGQRQRIAIARALLKNPRILILDEATSALDATSEAEVQKALDTVVQNRTTLVIAHRLSTIRNADLIVVLDQGRVVETGKHDELMGKRGLYFELVRQQERRDIQEQVQAVEDVVAIKEQQTTATAAATATAADTSGAKVTVGGSSFGGRANAAQG; encoded by the exons ATGCTGCGCCTACTCGTGTCCAATTGCGGCAGGAGCAGCGACATATTTAG CCGCCACCTGCTTCAGCCCACGCAGCAGCCACTGCCACGCCTTCAGAATGCCGCCCGCTTGATGCGCCAACATTTGCGTGGAACGAACGCTCCACAACCGCCCGCGATCCCGCCCACAAATGCCAGCCGCCTGCTACAGACGACACGCCTGCTTGTGTGGGGCGGTGGTAGTCTAGCTATCGGTCTGGGCGCCCGTTTCTGGTGGGCGGGGCATCGCGGTGCGATCGTCCATTGCGAAGGCAGCCGACTGGCCATTcgaaaggaggaggaggagaacaCTGCGTCGGAGCAGCACTTCGACTGGAAACGTTTGTGGACCTACCTGGAGCCACATCTCTGGGAGCTGATCGGGGCCGTATGC gCCGCGCTGATAGTGGCTTATATCAACATACGCATCCCAAATCTTCTTGGTGACCTGGTAAACACACTGGCCAGATATGCCAACACGTACGTGATGGATCCGATCAACAACTCGTTCGTAAAGGACGTGAGCAAGCCGGCCAGCAATCTGCTGAGCCTATACATGCTGCAGTCTGGTTTCACCTTTATGTACATCTACCTGTTGAGCCGCGTCGGTGAGCAGATGGCGGCCAAGATGCGGCAGGATCTGTTCACGCAGATTGTCGTCCAGGACATCGCATTCTTCGATGAGAATCGGACGGGCGAGCTGGTCAATCGACTGACCGCCGATGTACAGGACTTCAAGACCTCGTTCAAGCAGTTCGTCTCGCAGGGACTGCGAAGTGCTGCCCAGCTGATTGGCGGCAGTATATCGCTCTTCATGATTTCACCGCACATGGCCGCCATTGCGCTGGCCAGCGTTCCGTGCGTGGTTATGTTCATGACGTATTTGGGCAAGAAACTGCGCCATCTAAGCAAAAGCTCCCAGGCGCAGGCGGAACGAGCGACGGGTGTCTGCGAGGAGGCACTGTCCAACATCCGAACGGTTAGATCCAGTGCCTGTGAATACCGCGAGATGCAGCTGTTCGAGGCGGAGACCAATGAGGCGGCTCGACTGGCGCAGAAACTCGGCTACGGCATCGCCATCTTCCAGGGCCTGACCAACTTCTTCCTCAATACACTAGTCCTATCAACGCTCTTTATGGGCGGCCACCTCATGTCCACGGAGAGTCTGTCGCCGGGTGCTCTGATGGCCTTCCTGGTCGCTTCGCAGGGTGTGCAGCGATCCCTGGCCCAGGGATCCATCCTGCTGGGCACCATGATCAGAGGCATGTCGGCCGGCAGTCGAGTCTTCGAGTTCCTTTCGCTGCAGCCACAGGTGGAGCTGCTGCGCGGCTACATCATCCCACAGGAGCGGCTGCACGGCGAGATTCGTTTCGAGAACGTCTCCTTTGCATATCCCATGCGACCCGATCAT CTTGTGCTCAAGGACTTCAGCCTGACGCTCCGCCCGGGCCAGACGGTGGCCCTGGTGGGAGCCAGTGGATCGGGCAAGTCGACGATAGCGTCGCTGGTGGAACGCTTCTACGAACCATCGGCGGGCAATATCAAGCTGGACGGCTACAAGCTGTCGGACATATCGCCCTATTGGCTGCGGTCCAATGTCCTCGGTTTCATCGAACAGCAGCCAGTGCTGTTTGGCACATCGATATTGGAGAATATCCGATATGGCAAACCGGATGCGGGCGAGGAGGATGTATATGCGGCAGCGCGTCTATCACAATCGCACGACTTTGTGACCGCCCTGCCCGATGGATATGCGACGCATGTGGGCGAACGCGGCACCCAGTTGAGCGGCGGTCAGCGGCAACGCATCGCCATCGCACGGGCGCTGCTTAAGAATCCGcgcatcctcatcctcgaCGAGGCGACGAGTGCCTTGGACGCCACCAGCGAGGCGGAGGTGCAGAAGGCACTCGATACGGTGGTCCAGAATCGCACCACTCTGGTGATTGCCCATCGGTTGTCCACGATACGAAACGCTGACCTCATCGTCGTCCTTGATCAGGGACGCGTGGTGGAG ACCGGCAAACATGACGAATTGATGGGCAAGCGGGGCCTGTACTTTGAGCTGGTGCGTCAGCAGGAGCGACGGGACATCCAGGAGCAAGTCCAGGCGGTGGAGGACGTGGTTGCCATCAAGGAGCAACAGACAACtgcaacagccgcagcaactgcaactgcggcAGATACTTCCGGAGCAAAAGTGACAGTGGGGGGCAGCAGCTTTGGTGGCCGGGCAAACGCAGCGCAAGGATAA
- the LOC6725789 gene encoding mitochondrial potassium channel ATP-binding subunit isoform X2 produces the protein MDPINNSFVKDVSKPASNLLSLYMLQSGFTFMYIYLLSRVGEQMAAKMRQDLFTQIVVQDIAFFDENRTGELVNRLTADVQDFKTSFKQFVSQGLRSAAQLIGGSISLFMISPHMAAIALASVPCVVMFMTYLGKKLRHLSKSSQAQAERATGVCEEALSNIRTVRSSACEYREMQLFEAETNEAARLAQKLGYGIAIFQGLTNFFLNTLVLSTLFMGGHLMSTESLSPGALMAFLVASQGVQRSLAQGSILLGTMIRGMSAGSRVFEFLSLQPQVELLRGYIIPQERLHGEIRFENVSFAYPMRPDHLVLKDFSLTLRPGQTVALVGASGSGKSTIASLVERFYEPSAGNIKLDGYKLSDISPYWLRSNVLGFIEQQPVLFGTSILENIRYGKPDAGEEDVYAAARLSQSHDFVTALPDGYATHVGERGTQLSGGQRQRIAIARALLKNPRILILDEATSALDATSEAEVQKALDTVVQNRTTLVIAHRLSTIRNADLIVVLDQGRVVETGKHDELMGKRGLYFELVRQQERRDIQEQVQAVEDVVAIKEQQTTATAAATATAADTSGAKVTVGGSSFGGRANAAQG, from the exons ATGGATCCGATCAACAACTCGTTCGTAAAGGACGTGAGCAAGCCGGCCAGCAATCTGCTGAGCCTATACATGCTGCAGTCTGGTTTCACCTTTATGTACATCTACCTGTTGAGCCGCGTCGGTGAGCAGATGGCGGCCAAGATGCGGCAGGATCTGTTCACGCAGATTGTCGTCCAGGACATCGCATTCTTCGATGAGAATCGGACGGGCGAGCTGGTCAATCGACTGACCGCCGATGTACAGGACTTCAAGACCTCGTTCAAGCAGTTCGTCTCGCAGGGACTGCGAAGTGCTGCCCAGCTGATTGGCGGCAGTATATCGCTCTTCATGATTTCACCGCACATGGCCGCCATTGCGCTGGCCAGCGTTCCGTGCGTGGTTATGTTCATGACGTATTTGGGCAAGAAACTGCGCCATCTAAGCAAAAGCTCCCAGGCGCAGGCGGAACGAGCGACGGGTGTCTGCGAGGAGGCACTGTCCAACATCCGAACGGTTAGATCCAGTGCCTGTGAATACCGCGAGATGCAGCTGTTCGAGGCGGAGACCAATGAGGCGGCTCGACTGGCGCAGAAACTCGGCTACGGCATCGCCATCTTCCAGGGCCTGACCAACTTCTTCCTCAATACACTAGTCCTATCAACGCTCTTTATGGGCGGCCACCTCATGTCCACGGAGAGTCTGTCGCCGGGTGCTCTGATGGCCTTCCTGGTCGCTTCGCAGGGTGTGCAGCGATCCCTGGCCCAGGGATCCATCCTGCTGGGCACCATGATCAGAGGCATGTCGGCCGGCAGTCGAGTCTTCGAGTTCCTTTCGCTGCAGCCACAGGTGGAGCTGCTGCGCGGCTACATCATCCCACAGGAGCGGCTGCACGGCGAGATTCGTTTCGAGAACGTCTCCTTTGCATATCCCATGCGACCCGATCAT CTTGTGCTCAAGGACTTCAGCCTGACGCTCCGCCCGGGCCAGACGGTGGCCCTGGTGGGAGCCAGTGGATCGGGCAAGTCGACGATAGCGTCGCTGGTGGAACGCTTCTACGAACCATCGGCGGGCAATATCAAGCTGGACGGCTACAAGCTGTCGGACATATCGCCCTATTGGCTGCGGTCCAATGTCCTCGGTTTCATCGAACAGCAGCCAGTGCTGTTTGGCACATCGATATTGGAGAATATCCGATATGGCAAACCGGATGCGGGCGAGGAGGATGTATATGCGGCAGCGCGTCTATCACAATCGCACGACTTTGTGACCGCCCTGCCCGATGGATATGCGACGCATGTGGGCGAACGCGGCACCCAGTTGAGCGGCGGTCAGCGGCAACGCATCGCCATCGCACGGGCGCTGCTTAAGAATCCGcgcatcctcatcctcgaCGAGGCGACGAGTGCCTTGGACGCCACCAGCGAGGCGGAGGTGCAGAAGGCACTCGATACGGTGGTCCAGAATCGCACCACTCTGGTGATTGCCCATCGGTTGTCCACGATACGAAACGCTGACCTCATCGTCGTCCTTGATCAGGGACGCGTGGTGGAG ACCGGCAAACATGACGAATTGATGGGCAAGCGGGGCCTGTACTTTGAGCTGGTGCGTCAGCAGGAGCGACGGGACATCCAGGAGCAAGTCCAGGCGGTGGAGGACGTGGTTGCCATCAAGGAGCAACAGACAACtgcaacagccgcagcaactgcaactgcggcAGATACTTCCGGAGCAAAAGTGACAGTGGGGGGCAGCAGCTTTGGTGGCCGGGCAAACGCAGCGCAAGGATAA